One Triticum dicoccoides isolate Atlit2015 ecotype Zavitan chromosome 5B, WEW_v2.0, whole genome shotgun sequence genomic window carries:
- the LOC119306794 gene encoding phosphatidylinositol transfer protein 3-like has product MDFGTDERQHSHGDGGDAAEWKKVVELRAVAEAQDPAAKEEDDFVLRRFLRARDYNIGKASMMLLQYLAWKRVAKPHGSISDEEVRGEIAKKRVDMQGFDCLGRPMAYIYGARHFPARRDLDGFKRYVAYVLDKICTRLPVGQEKFAAVIDLRGWGYANCDIRGYVAALDIMQSYYPERLGRVFLIHVPYMFMAAWKMVYPFIDEKTKKKFVFVADRDLDATLRDAIDESQLPEEYGSKLKL; this is encoded by the exons ATGGACTTCGGTACTGATGAGCGCCAACacagccatggcgacggcggcgacgcgGCGGAGTGGAAGAAGGTGGTGGAGCTGAGGGCCGTCGCCGAGGCCCAGGACCCCGCGGCCAAG GAGGAGGACGATTTCGTGCTGCGCCGGTTCCTGCGTGCACGGGATTACAACATTGGTAAGGCGTCGATGATGCTCCTCCAGTACCTCGCCTGGAAGCGCGTCGCCAAGCCCCATGGCTCCATCTCTGACGAGGAGGTGCGCGGCGAGATCGCAAAGAAGAGGGTCGACATGCAGGGCTTTGATTGTCTTGGTCGCCCCATGGCGTATATCTATGGCGCACGCCACTTTCCCGCCCGGCGAGACCTCGACGGATTCAAGCGCTATGTAGCCTATGTCCTCGACAAAATCTGCACGAG GTTGCCGGTGGGGCAGGAGAAGTTTGCGGCGGTGATAGACTTGAGAGGGTGGGGGTATGCAAACTGCGACATCCGAGGCTATGTGGCAGCGCTAGACATCATGCAGAGCTATTACCCAGAGCGATTGGGGCGTGTGTTCCTGATCCACGTGCCCTACATGTTCATGGCCGCATGGAAGATGGTCTACCCCTTCATCGATGAAAAGACAAAGAAGAAGTTTGTGTTCGTCGCCGATAGGGACCTCGATGCCACTCTTCGGGATGCCATCGATGAGTCCCAACTCCCCGAGGAATACGGCAGCAAGCTCAAGCTATAG